A region from the Algoriphagus machipongonensis genome encodes:
- a CDS encoding ABC transporter permease: MLKNYLKIAFRNIRKNKLFSFLNIAGLSIGMAVCIMIMLFVNYEQGFDSIHTKNIYRLDEVQNWEGMVAPQKVALSMYPMGPTLLEEFPEILNFTRVRPGGELRFKDQEKEAMLTETMWADSSFFQIFDFKLVEGNRATALTEPYSIVLTEKSAEKIFGETSPLGKSLTLSEQDTISYTITAVLEDIPENSHLRFEALTSFSSYVGPQAMDNWGGNWLTTYLELGDEANLEAMESKFPAFLVSHMGEEGAGGYELFLQPLSEVHAGSTDITHDYINYQKFDGAYTRIFFYIALIVLFIAGINFVNLSSAKSISRAMEIGVRKASGASKPQLYLQFIGESIMISLMAMVLAAVLVSLALPFLNEFSQRQLEFPLFRNPLFLVSMLLGAVLVGTLSGLYPALYLSNFNPVKVLKGSPVTGKRKADFRNVLVVVQFSCAIFLIISTLFASRQVRFMQEKDLGFKHEQVITIPFGQRLTDRYETLKQALLASSQVEEVTASGQRLGNNLHQTGITFHGVGPAVNLATSQVVVDPDFLDVYKIELIAGRNFNDTEADNGNTYLINESLAKELIQKDGENRDIESLIGSQFGFSGMDSAGRLVGIVKDFNFNSLHHKIETLTIFNQRNWGFEELSVKISGENVPEALAQIESIWNTQIPEREFEYQFLDDHFKELYRADRTVNAIVGMLTGLSILISCLGLFGLVSFTLEQRVKEIGIRKVLGASVATVVAILSKDFIKLVLVAIVFAVPISWYVVDQWIQDFAYRIDIEWWVFAVSGLVAILIALATVSSQAFKAALMNPVKSLKSE; the protein is encoded by the coding sequence ATGCTGAAAAACTATCTAAAAATCGCCTTCAGAAATATCAGGAAGAACAAGCTTTTTTCTTTCTTGAATATTGCCGGATTGTCCATAGGAATGGCGGTATGTATTATGATTATGCTTTTTGTGAATTATGAGCAGGGTTTTGATAGCATTCACACCAAGAATATTTATCGTCTGGATGAAGTACAGAATTGGGAAGGGATGGTGGCGCCTCAGAAAGTTGCTTTGTCCATGTATCCCATGGGGCCGACTTTGCTTGAGGAGTTTCCTGAAATTTTGAATTTCACAAGGGTAAGGCCAGGTGGAGAATTGAGGTTTAAAGATCAAGAAAAAGAAGCCATGCTTACAGAAACCATGTGGGCAGATTCTTCCTTTTTCCAGATTTTTGATTTCAAACTTGTAGAAGGTAACCGAGCGACAGCTCTGACTGAACCTTACAGTATTGTTTTGACTGAGAAAAGTGCTGAGAAGATTTTTGGCGAAACATCTCCCTTGGGTAAATCCCTTACGCTTTCTGAGCAAGATACTATTTCATACACCATCACTGCTGTATTGGAAGATATCCCAGAAAATTCCCATTTGAGATTTGAGGCGCTAACATCTTTCAGCAGCTATGTAGGTCCTCAAGCCATGGACAACTGGGGCGGAAATTGGCTGACTACTTATCTAGAATTAGGAGATGAAGCGAATTTGGAGGCAATGGAATCAAAGTTTCCTGCCTTTCTAGTTTCCCATATGGGAGAGGAAGGAGCAGGAGGGTATGAGCTTTTCCTTCAGCCTTTAAGTGAAGTTCATGCAGGTTCTACGGACATCACCCATGATTACATCAATTATCAGAAATTTGACGGAGCATACACAAGAATATTCTTTTACATCGCATTGATTGTACTTTTTATCGCCGGGATCAATTTTGTGAATTTATCATCTGCCAAATCTATTAGCCGCGCCATGGAGATTGGCGTAAGAAAAGCTTCAGGTGCGTCCAAACCCCAATTGTATTTACAGTTTATCGGAGAATCTATTATGATAAGCCTGATGGCTATGGTGCTGGCAGCGGTTTTGGTATCTCTTGCATTGCCGTTTCTGAATGAGTTTAGCCAGCGTCAACTTGAGTTTCCATTATTCAGAAATCCTCTTTTCCTAGTTTCAATGCTTTTGGGAGCTGTTTTGGTCGGAACCCTTTCAGGTTTATACCCTGCGCTTTATCTATCCAATTTTAATCCGGTAAAGGTTTTGAAAGGCTCTCCAGTTACTGGAAAAAGGAAGGCTGATTTTAGAAATGTATTGGTGGTGGTGCAATTTAGCTGTGCTATTTTCCTGATTATTTCCACTTTGTTTGCTTCTCGGCAAGTAAGGTTTATGCAGGAAAAAGACTTGGGATTTAAACATGAACAAGTGATTACTATTCCATTTGGGCAGCGCTTAACAGATCGATACGAGACGCTAAAGCAGGCCTTACTTGCAAGTTCGCAGGTGGAAGAAGTGACAGCTTCCGGTCAGCGACTGGGCAATAACCTCCATCAAACAGGAATAACTTTTCATGGAGTTGGGCCAGCTGTAAATCTGGCGACCTCACAAGTAGTGGTGGATCCGGACTTTTTGGATGTGTACAAGATTGAATTGATTGCAGGCCGAAACTTTAATGATACCGAAGCGGATAACGGCAATACGTACCTGATCAATGAATCACTGGCCAAAGAGCTTATTCAAAAGGATGGAGAAAATAGGGATATAGAGTCATTGATAGGATCCCAATTCGGTTTCAGCGGGATGGATTCAGCGGGGAGACTTGTGGGCATTGTCAAGGATTTCAATTTCAATTCCTTACATCATAAAATTGAAACGCTGACCATATTCAATCAACGAAATTGGGGATTTGAAGAATTGTCCGTGAAAATAAGCGGTGAGAATGTACCTGAAGCACTTGCCCAAATTGAATCTATCTGGAATACGCAGATCCCGGAACGGGAATTTGAGTACCAGTTTTTAGATGATCACTTTAAAGAATTGTATAGAGCTGATCGAACGGTAAATGCCATCGTCGGCATGCTTACGGGACTTTCCATCTTGATTTCCTGTTTGGGGCTTTTTGGATTGGTTTCATTCACCTTGGAGCAGCGTGTAAAAGAAATAGGAATCAGAAAGGTTTTGGGAGCATCCGTGGCCACTGTGGTAGCCATACTTTCCAAGGATTTTATCAAACTGGTATTGGTTGCTATTGTTTTTGCAGTTCCGATTTCCTGGTATGTAGTGGATCAGTGGATTCAGGATTTTGCCTATAGAATCGATATAGAGTGGTGGGTTTTTGCAGTTTCTGGCTTGGTGGCAATCCTTATTGCATTGGCTACGGTGAGTTCGCAAGCATTCAAAGCGGCGTTGATGAATCCAGTCAAGAGTTTGAAAAGCGAGTAG
- a CDS encoding bestrophin family protein — MIVHNKFDWRLVLRFSLKNILFSLSITAIAVILHFVLGFGSLQMPIAIIATLGTALAIMLGFRNGSAYERWWEARKIWGGIVNDSRTFTRQVLSMVNINQETSSDSTKLKTVQEDLIFTHISFVYALKFQLRENTKEEDWEDKVNKDLNPETRELITSKSNKATQLLIQQGLKLKKCRDEGFIDEIRQINIDNTLTRLSDCQGKSERIKHTPFPKAYEIFNRILLNLFILFLPFSLLPIFSEIKAWWLVFPVSVMVSWVFYGIHQMGILMAKPFENFRWDVPLDAICNTIEIDLHQAMESNKAPEKLQPNEDGILM, encoded by the coding sequence ATGATCGTTCATAATAAGTTTGACTGGCGACTTGTATTAAGATTCAGCCTGAAGAATATATTATTTAGTTTAAGTATTACTGCCATTGCTGTGATTTTGCATTTTGTTTTGGGATTTGGATCCTTGCAAATGCCCATTGCTATTATTGCCACATTGGGAACAGCCCTTGCCATTATGCTTGGTTTTAGAAATGGATCCGCATACGAACGTTGGTGGGAGGCTAGAAAGATCTGGGGAGGAATAGTCAATGACAGTCGCACCTTTACACGTCAAGTGCTGTCAATGGTAAATATTAATCAGGAAACTAGTTCTGATTCTACAAAATTAAAGACCGTACAAGAAGATCTTATTTTCACTCATATCAGCTTTGTATATGCTCTTAAATTTCAATTGAGAGAAAATACCAAGGAGGAAGACTGGGAAGACAAGGTGAACAAGGATTTAAACCCTGAGACTAGGGAACTCATTACTAGTAAGTCAAATAAAGCTACGCAATTGCTAATCCAGCAAGGGCTAAAACTAAAGAAATGTAGGGATGAAGGCTTTATCGATGAAATTCGTCAAATTAATATCGATAATACACTGACCAGACTTTCTGATTGTCAAGGTAAATCAGAAAGGATAAAGCACACTCCTTTTCCAAAGGCATATGAAATATTCAATAGAATATTGCTCAATTTATTTATTCTATTTCTTCCGTTTTCACTGTTGCCAATTTTTAGTGAAATCAAAGCTTGGTGGTTGGTTTTTCCTGTTTCTGTAATGGTTTCATGGGTATTTTACGGGATACATCAGATGGGTATTCTGATGGCAAAACCTTTTGAAAATTTTCGGTGGGATGTTCCATTAGATGCTATTTGCAATACAATTGAAATTGATTTACATCAGGCGATGGAGTCAAATAAAGCTCCAGAAAAACTTCAGCCAAATGAAGATGGAATATTGATGTAA
- a CDS encoding adenylate/guanylate cyclase domain-containing protein yields MSKILGNIHNWAIPTLPTGDVDLLRKHKLFINTCLFNLIFGTAYGVMSYFISFETGIWTMILSVFFFIGNILLLRFIHINTLGFVMSLYTIWLNAILVYYSGGLFTSPVSPWITLTAPIVLLLTNRKTAYAVLALCILYVIVYFVLIVSGYEFPFTYDREKYHYPFLAFAMAGLVAIFFLIANTFEKLKQQALESLVAKQKELEFEQERSENLLLNIFPADIAEELKSTGRTQARLHDNVTVLFADVKNFTIVSEGLLPDQLVALLDTYFQRIDAIIQKHGLEKIKTIGDAYLAAAGVPKGNKATARDVVAAALEIQKTNDAYKVLRETEGLPFFDFRIGINTGTVVAGVVGDKKYVYDIWGDAVNTAARIEENSAPGRVNISAFTHQVVKEHFELEERGLISAKNKGKIEMFWVLGHKK; encoded by the coding sequence ATGAGCAAAATTTTAGGCAATATTCACAATTGGGCGATACCAACACTACCTACTGGTGATGTGGACTTGCTGCGCAAACACAAACTTTTTATTAATACATGCCTTTTTAATTTAATCTTCGGCACCGCTTATGGGGTGATGAGTTATTTCATCAGCTTCGAAACAGGAATCTGGACCATGATTCTCAGCGTCTTCTTTTTCATTGGCAACATATTACTCCTTCGTTTTATCCACATCAACACCCTGGGTTTTGTGATGAGTTTGTATACAATTTGGCTCAATGCCATTTTGGTTTACTATTCAGGCGGACTATTTACTTCTCCGGTTTCTCCCTGGATTACCCTTACTGCCCCTATAGTTTTACTCCTTACCAATAGAAAGACTGCTTATGCAGTTTTAGCTCTATGTATCCTCTATGTGATAGTCTATTTTGTTTTAATAGTAAGTGGCTATGAATTCCCATTTACTTACGACAGAGAAAAATACCATTACCCCTTCCTAGCCTTTGCGATGGCTGGACTTGTAGCTATTTTCTTTTTAATCGCCAATACTTTTGAGAAGCTCAAACAACAGGCATTAGAAAGCTTGGTAGCGAAGCAAAAGGAATTAGAATTTGAACAGGAGCGTTCTGAAAATCTACTTCTGAATATCTTTCCTGCCGACATAGCGGAGGAGTTAAAAAGTACGGGTAGGACTCAAGCTCGACTTCATGATAATGTAACGGTACTTTTTGCCGATGTTAAGAACTTCACCATCGTTTCCGAAGGCTTGCTTCCCGATCAGTTGGTAGCATTACTAGACACTTATTTTCAGCGGATTGATGCCATTATACAAAAGCATGGCTTAGAGAAAATTAAGACTATAGGGGATGCTTATTTAGCAGCAGCTGGAGTCCCAAAAGGCAACAAAGCAACTGCTCGGGATGTTGTGGCTGCCGCTTTGGAAATACAAAAAACCAATGATGCCTATAAGGTTCTCAGGGAAACAGAAGGTCTGCCATTTTTCGATTTTAGGATTGGGATCAATACAGGTACAGTGGTAGCTGGTGTCGTAGGAGATAAAAAATATGTTTACGATATCTGGGGAGATGCTGTAAACACTGCTGCCAGAATAGAAGAAAACAGCGCGCCAGGTCGAGTAAATATTTCTGCATTTACCCATCAGGTAGTAAAAGAACATTTTGAGTTGGAAGAGAGAGGCCTTATCTCAGCAAAAAACAAAGGTAAAATTGAGATGTTCTGGGTTTTGGGTCATAAAAAATAA
- a CDS encoding transmembrane-type terpene cyclase — MTIWEYIQEPHPWFDTSNYTPLQIVLFTTGALLWIVAYIVIIRVAIKSKTVIIPAVAVVCNYGNEIGGAFFWVPDMGKALVIAYWGWFLLDTFIVYKLLKYGYKQFTTPFFKKNIKWLVLVGLAGSIPLSSLFMIQYDLPMGVLDAYIVNIVMSVAFLSLLYVPNFPEHSTLLAWSKFLGTGIISVMFSMKYPENHFLWVIYFVVAAFDIAFIILMYRKRKQLQTA, encoded by the coding sequence ATGACCATCTGGGAATACATACAGGAACCTCACCCCTGGTTTGATACAAGCAATTATACTCCGCTTCAAATTGTACTTTTCACAACTGGAGCATTACTATGGATTGTGGCCTATATTGTTATCATCCGTGTGGCAATTAAAAGCAAAACAGTCATCATCCCGGCCGTAGCTGTTGTATGCAATTATGGAAATGAAATAGGGGGTGCTTTTTTCTGGGTACCTGACATGGGAAAAGCTTTGGTAATCGCCTATTGGGGATGGTTTCTTTTAGACACGTTTATTGTTTACAAACTTCTGAAATACGGTTACAAACAGTTTACCACACCTTTTTTCAAGAAAAACATAAAATGGTTAGTCTTGGTAGGTTTGGCAGGCAGCATTCCTTTAAGTTCACTTTTCATGATCCAATATGATTTACCAATGGGTGTTTTAGATGCCTATATTGTCAATATTGTGATGAGTGTTGCCTTTTTAAGTTTGCTTTATGTTCCAAACTTTCCTGAGCACAGTACTTTACTGGCTTGGAGTAAGTTTTTGGGTACAGGTATTATAAGTGTCATGTTTAGCATGAAATACCCTGAAAACCATTTTCTTTGGGTTATCTACTTTGTGGTAGCGGCATTTGATATAGCATTTATTATTTTGATGTATCGAAAGCGAAAACAGTTGCAAACTGCATGA
- a CDS encoding hydroxysqualene dehydroxylase: MKKIIIAGGGVAGMSAAHELIERGFEVHVYERQPEYVGGKARSTNIPHTAKGDRLGLPGEHGFRFFPGFYKHVTDTMKRIPFKGNKKGVYDNLISTNRVMMGREGKNGIIGLVNFPKSLHDLKLIAEEMNVGDTGLSQKDIYMFMDKIWQLMTSCYERRLQEYERLAWWEFTGADDQSEAYREFFVGGITRTLVAAKPRLVSTRTGGDILLQLIFQMANPFTHTDRVLNAPTNEAWLNPWRDYLIGEGVHYHHGEVLKEVHCEPGNEDKESVITGISVQNESGEVKSIKGDYYIMAIPVEAMAPLLNENILKADNQLLGIQELANDVQWMTGMQFYLKEDVKITRGHMMVIDSPWAVTAISQPQFWKNVDLSKYGNGDVKGIISVDISDWNQIGYNGKAAKECTKQEIMQEVWCQLNLGLRENGKALLTSDMVVFCNLDRDINYSPATEKDEKLDISQLKDCSLDVIKNWKGKYMATLIPGNSKDQFKTVDKEPLLVNNTRTWDLRPDAYCNIDNLFFASDYVRTHTDLATMEGANEAARRAVNVILERSGSSASKCEIWNLHEPWLLAPLRWYDKRRFKKGMPWNENFPWFIKLVHWLFNLIGKITKLFVKKPKAKPSNT, translated from the coding sequence ATGAAAAAAATAATTATTGCTGGTGGTGGTGTTGCCGGAATGAGCGCAGCCCATGAACTGATAGAAAGAGGTTTTGAGGTGCATGTTTACGAAAGACAACCTGAGTATGTAGGAGGCAAAGCCCGGAGTACAAATATTCCACATACCGCAAAAGGTGATCGCTTGGGCTTGCCAGGCGAACATGGATTTCGATTTTTTCCAGGTTTTTATAAACATGTGACAGACACTATGAAGCGGATCCCTTTTAAGGGAAACAAAAAGGGTGTTTATGACAATCTGATATCCACCAATAGAGTAATGATGGGAAGAGAAGGGAAAAATGGCATTATTGGACTTGTCAATTTCCCAAAAAGCCTTCATGATCTGAAGCTTATCGCCGAAGAGATGAATGTAGGAGACACAGGGCTTTCCCAAAAAGACATTTACATGTTTATGGACAAAATATGGCAACTGATGACTAGTTGCTATGAGCGTCGATTACAGGAATATGAGAGGCTGGCCTGGTGGGAATTTACCGGGGCCGATGATCAAAGTGAAGCTTACCGTGAATTTTTCGTCGGAGGAATTACCAGGACCTTAGTCGCTGCAAAACCTCGATTGGTTAGCACCAGAACTGGCGGGGACATTTTATTGCAGCTTATTTTTCAAATGGCAAACCCTTTCACCCATACAGACAGGGTACTTAATGCCCCCACAAATGAGGCTTGGCTCAATCCATGGCGAGATTACCTTATTGGAGAAGGTGTACATTATCATCATGGGGAGGTTTTGAAAGAGGTGCATTGTGAACCGGGAAATGAAGATAAAGAATCGGTGATAACCGGAATTTCTGTTCAAAATGAAAGTGGAGAAGTCAAAAGTATCAAAGGTGATTATTATATCATGGCGATTCCGGTGGAGGCCATGGCCCCACTGTTGAATGAAAATATCTTAAAGGCTGACAATCAACTACTAGGGATTCAAGAGCTTGCCAATGATGTACAATGGATGACGGGAATGCAGTTCTATTTGAAGGAAGATGTCAAAATCACTCGTGGTCATATGATGGTAATAGACTCTCCTTGGGCTGTGACTGCCATCAGCCAACCTCAATTCTGGAAAAACGTCGACTTATCAAAATATGGAAATGGCGATGTAAAAGGAATTATTTCTGTTGACATCAGTGATTGGAACCAGATTGGATATAATGGAAAAGCTGCCAAGGAATGCACTAAACAGGAAATTATGCAGGAAGTTTGGTGTCAGCTCAACTTGGGACTTCGCGAGAATGGGAAGGCGCTTTTAACTTCGGATATGGTTGTTTTCTGTAACCTGGATAGAGACATCAATTACAGTCCTGCCACTGAAAAAGATGAGAAACTGGATATCAGCCAGTTGAAAGATTGCTCATTAGATGTGATCAAAAACTGGAAAGGGAAATACATGGCAACTTTGATTCCCGGCAATTCAAAAGACCAATTCAAAACAGTCGATAAAGAACCATTATTGGTTAATAATACCAGAACATGGGATCTTCGTCCTGATGCTTATTGCAACATTGACAACCTCTTTTTTGCCAGTGATTATGTTCGTACACATACAGATTTGGCCACAATGGAAGGAGCCAATGAAGCGGCAAGACGGGCCGTTAATGTAATTTTGGAAAGAAGTGGATCTTCTGCTTCTAAATGTGAAATCTGGAATCTACACGAACCTTGGCTTCTTGCTCCCCTGCGATGGTATGATAAAAGACGATTTAAGAAAGGTATGCCTTGGAACGAAAACTTTCCTTGGTTTATCAAACTCGTCCATTGGTTGTTCAATCTCATTGGTAAAATCACCAAGCTATTTGTCAAAAAACCAAAGGCGAAGCCCTCCAATACATAA
- a CDS encoding DUF4097 family beta strand repeat-containing protein, whose amino-acid sequence MKDSTINFIAFSFLLFFASVQQVSAKVFADPYLTKEFTLNGKGNLDVETSGASIAVTGVSGNQVLVEMYVKRNGKTIESSDPEVEEFLEAYDLDISKSGNTISVKVKKKSSSIWRRGNNLNLSFKVQVPTDISSDFQSSGGSISMSGLAGDQRIATSGGSIRIENASGTVVSKSSGGSFSLNDFDGEVDIQTSGGSVKIDGLEGELKINTSGGSVTLEDISGSIDANTSGGSIRAKLLGVDDDLSFRSSGGSISAIVPSGLGLDLDLRGGRVNSKFVNFDGEVKKDMIVGKMNGGGYLLSMQSSGGSINLEFMD is encoded by the coding sequence ATGAAAGATTCAACAATTAATTTCATCGCTTTTTCCTTCCTCCTGTTTTTTGCGTCTGTGCAGCAGGTTTCTGCTAAGGTCTTTGCTGATCCATATTTAACCAAAGAATTCACGCTTAATGGAAAAGGAAACTTGGATGTAGAAACTTCAGGAGCTAGTATAGCTGTAACAGGAGTGAGTGGAAATCAAGTGCTAGTGGAAATGTATGTCAAAAGAAATGGTAAGACAATAGAATCTTCGGACCCAGAAGTAGAAGAATTTCTTGAAGCATACGATTTGGACATTTCTAAAAGTGGTAATACCATATCCGTGAAAGTAAAAAAGAAAAGTAGTAGTATTTGGAGAAGAGGGAATAACCTAAATCTTTCTTTTAAAGTGCAGGTTCCCACTGATATCTCCTCTGATTTCCAATCTAGCGGTGGCTCTATCTCCATGAGTGGGTTAGCAGGAGATCAAAGAATTGCTACCAGTGGAGGTAGTATTAGAATAGAGAATGCATCAGGAACAGTAGTGTCAAAAAGTTCTGGAGGCTCTTTTTCTCTGAATGATTTTGATGGAGAAGTGGATATTCAAACGAGTGGTGGTTCTGTGAAAATTGATGGATTGGAAGGGGAATTGAAAATTAATACCTCCGGAGGAAGCGTGACCTTAGAAGATATTTCTGGGAGCATCGATGCCAATACCAGTGGTGGTTCTATCAGAGCAAAACTTTTGGGAGTTGATGATGATCTTTCATTCAGAAGCTCTGGTGGAAGTATTTCTGCCATTGTTCCTTCAGGCCTTGGTTTGGATTTGGATTTAAGAGGTGGTCGGGTCAATTCAAAATTTGTGAATTTCGACGGAGAAGTGAAAAAAGATATGATTGTTGGAAAAATGAACGGTGGTGGCTATTTGCTATCTATGCAGAGTTCAGGAGGAAGCATCAATCTGGAATTTATGGATTGA